A single window of Microbispora hainanensis DNA harbors:
- a CDS encoding pentapeptide repeat-containing protein translates to MPGIPRSIAASVSLSAAVLLSVPAVPAAAATPADRLPCRPGSGPHLAGRDLTRMTLPADLSCADLRGARLDGLTVRVPLVGADLTGASLKGAHLGYAQMAGARLRKADLSEAELYYADLRGSDLRGATMDDSSPYYAHFEGADLSGATMARAKTYDAQFDDAKLVGVDLTDAAAYGADMRRADLTRVKAPKARLYGATFIRTVLRQADLSGAQLYESVMTGADFRGADLTGADLRDVRDARLTGSKGVPRFLPAPDRACKPGSGQDYRGWDLTSVADFPDDLSCADLTGAKLDGVDLTGVTLDRAILRDVSAAGASLRSAKGADLRGARLWRAKLSSADLAGANLSGADLSGAALGSATLTQARLAGADLRDTEMTSVTADQADFTGARMDRAYLHHGTYRDAVFRNAVLTDADLSDAELRGATFEGAEVTGLNQDFAEDIDLSGSSSRMSVGWLIFFGIAGLTVFWIAAGVTTAKVRRRRAAREQAAERAVRFEEARRVQEENVTRLGEEIDSVSDRTGEVDWNAVLDAYDAAKEALARAHDMSDLTDVETIVARGRKALTRRR, encoded by the coding sequence ATGCCCGGCATCCCCCGCTCGATCGCCGCTTCGGTGTCCCTCTCCGCCGCGGTTCTGCTGTCGGTCCCGGCGGTCCCGGCCGCCGCGGCGACGCCCGCAGACCGCCTCCCCTGCCGTCCGGGCAGCGGCCCGCATCTCGCCGGCCGGGACCTCACCCGGATGACGCTGCCCGCCGACCTGTCCTGCGCGGACCTGCGGGGCGCCAGGCTCGACGGCCTGACCGTCCGGGTCCCGCTCGTCGGGGCCGATCTGACCGGTGCCTCGCTCAAGGGGGCCCACCTCGGGTACGCGCAGATGGCCGGGGCCAGGCTGCGCAAGGCCGACCTGTCCGAGGCCGAGCTCTACTACGCGGACCTGCGCGGCAGCGACCTGCGCGGGGCGACGATGGACGACTCCTCGCCCTACTACGCGCACTTCGAGGGGGCCGACCTGAGCGGGGCCACGATGGCGCGAGCCAAGACGTACGACGCGCAGTTCGACGACGCGAAGCTGGTCGGCGTCGATCTGACCGACGCCGCCGCCTACGGCGCGGACATGCGCCGGGCCGACCTCACCCGGGTCAAGGCGCCGAAGGCCAGGCTCTACGGCGCCACCTTCATCAGGACCGTCCTGCGGCAGGCGGATCTCAGCGGCGCGCAGTTGTACGAGTCGGTGATGACCGGGGCGGACTTCCGGGGGGCCGACCTCACCGGGGCCGACCTGCGGGACGTCAGGGACGCCCGGCTCACCGGGAGCAAGGGAGTCCCCCGGTTCCTGCCGGCGCCGGACCGGGCGTGCAAGCCCGGCAGCGGGCAGGACTACCGTGGCTGGGACCTGACCTCGGTGGCGGACTTCCCCGACGACCTGAGCTGCGCCGACCTGACCGGCGCCAAGCTCGACGGCGTCGACCTGACGGGGGTCACGCTCGACCGGGCGATCCTCCGTGACGTCTCCGCCGCCGGGGCGAGCCTCCGCTCCGCGAAGGGCGCGGACCTGCGGGGTGCGCGGCTGTGGCGGGCCAAGCTGAGCAGCGCCGACCTCGCGGGGGCGAACCTGTCGGGGGCCGACCTGTCGGGCGCGGCGCTCGGCAGCGCCACCCTGACCCAGGCCAGGCTGGCCGGCGCCGACCTCCGTGACACGGAGATGACCAGCGTCACGGCCGACCAGGCCGACTTCACCGGCGCCAGGATGGACCGGGCATACCTCCACCACGGCACATATCGGGACGCGGTCTTCCGCAATGCCGTGTTGACCGACGCCGATCTCAGCGACGCTGAGCTGCGGGGCGCCACCTTCGAGGGCGCCGAGGTCACCGGGCTGAACCAGGACTTCGCCGAGGACATCGACCTGTCAGGGTCCTCCAGCCGCATGTCCGTCGGCTGGCTGATCTTCTTCGGCATCGCCGGACTGACCGTCTTCTGGATCGCCGCCGGGGTGACCACGGCGAAGGTGCGGCGGAGGAGAGCGGCCAGGGAGCAGGCCGCCGAGAGAGCGGTCCGGTTCGAGGAGGCCAGGCGCGTCCAGGAGGAGAACGTCACCCGGCTGGGCGAGGAGATCGACAGCGTGTCGGACCGGACCGGCGAAGTGGACTGGAACGCGGTCCTCGACGCCTACGACGCCGCGAAGGAGGCGCTGGCCAGGGCCCACGACATGAGCGACCTGACGGACGTCGAGACGATCGTGGCGCGCGGTCGCAAGGCCCTCACCCGCCGCCGGTGA
- a CDS encoding sugar ABC transporter permease, whose translation MRRWLPGLLLVSPSIILIAVFVYGLLGWNFKLAMTDKHDEIAEIPGNFVGLENFTGIWSEERWGLSVRHAIVFTLVFVGGALVLGWFLAFLMEKGIRAESGFRAVYLFPMAVSFIATGVVWRWLMNSATGEHAVGLNRLFHYVGLDFLQWQWFRDPDWGMAAMAIPAIWQMSGYIMALFLAGFRGVPEELREAARVDGCSEWGVYRHVVLPMLRPVTLSALIILGHISLKVFDLVVAVSGKQIITDVPATFMWTAVYDSHDPAKGATIASYIVLSVAVFVVPYLIWDARKGKRS comes from the coding sequence GTGCGCAGATGGCTGCCCGGGCTACTCCTGGTGTCGCCGTCGATCATCCTCATCGCGGTCTTCGTGTACGGCCTGCTGGGCTGGAACTTCAAGCTCGCCATGACCGACAAGCACGACGAGATCGCGGAGATTCCCGGCAACTTCGTCGGGCTGGAGAACTTCACCGGCATCTGGAGCGAGGAGCGCTGGGGCCTTTCGGTCCGGCACGCGATCGTCTTCACCCTGGTCTTCGTCGGCGGCGCCCTCGTCCTCGGCTGGTTCCTCGCCTTCCTGATGGAGAAGGGCATCCGGGCGGAGAGCGGCTTCCGCGCCGTCTACCTGTTCCCGATGGCCGTTTCCTTCATCGCCACCGGCGTGGTCTGGCGGTGGCTGATGAACAGCGCGACGGGTGAGCATGCGGTCGGGCTCAACCGGCTGTTCCACTATGTGGGGCTCGATTTCCTGCAATGGCAGTGGTTCCGTGATCCCGACTGGGGAATGGCCGCCATGGCGATTCCGGCGATCTGGCAGATGTCCGGATACATCATGGCTTTGTTCCTCGCCGGATTCCGGGGCGTGCCGGAAGAACTGCGCGAGGCCGCCCGGGTGGACGGCTGCAGTGAGTGGGGGGTCTACCGCCACGTGGTGCTGCCGATGCTGCGCCCGGTGACGCTGTCCGCGCTGATCATCCTCGGACACATCTCGCTGAAGGTCTTCGACCTCGTCGTCGCGGTGTCGGGCAAGCAGATCATCACCGACGTGCCCGCGACGTTCATGTGGACGGCCGTCTACGACTCGCACGACCCGGCCAAGGGTGCGACGATCGCGTCCTACATCGTGCTGTCCGTCGCCGTCTTCGTCGTTCCCTACCTGATCTGGGACGCGCGTAAGGGGAAGCGCTCATGA
- the wrbA gene encoding NAD(P)H:quinone oxidoreductase — protein MSVKIAVIYYSATGNVHQLATAIAEGAEKAGAEVRLRRVPELAPDAAIDANPAWREHVEATKHVEVATLDDLVWADAYALGSPTRYGNIAAQLKQFIDTTGPIWQQGVMANKPATGFASAHNANGGNESTILALYNTFHHWGSIIVSPGYTDPVVYPAGGNPYGTAHPGGAGAPSEETLAAARYQGERLATITAHLLAGRAA, from the coding sequence ATGAGTGTCAAGATCGCCGTCATCTACTACTCGGCCACCGGCAACGTCCACCAGCTCGCCACGGCGATCGCCGAGGGTGCGGAGAAGGCCGGCGCCGAGGTCCGGTTGCGCCGGGTCCCCGAGCTGGCCCCCGACGCCGCCATCGACGCCAACCCGGCCTGGCGCGAACACGTCGAGGCCACCAAGCACGTGGAGGTCGCCACGCTGGACGACCTGGTCTGGGCGGACGCCTACGCCTTGGGCTCGCCGACCCGTTATGGCAACATCGCCGCGCAGCTCAAGCAGTTCATCGACACCACGGGCCCGATCTGGCAGCAGGGCGTCATGGCCAACAAGCCCGCCACCGGGTTCGCCAGCGCCCACAACGCCAACGGCGGCAACGAGTCGACGATCCTCGCCCTCTACAACACCTTCCACCACTGGGGTTCGATCATCGTCTCGCCCGGTTACACCGACCCGGTGGTCTACCCCGCGGGCGGCAACCCGTACGGCACCGCCCACCCGGGCGGCGCGGGCGCTCCCTCGGAGGAGACCCTCGCGGCCGCCCGCTACCAGGGCGAGCGCCTGGCGACCATCACCGCCCACCTCCTGGCCGGCCGGGCTGCTTGA
- a CDS encoding YciI family protein — MPHVVIVSYTGSEEDAAPFVRDHVAYLERHHADGVFLVSGPTVPSSQGGAILAHGVDRETIDRISAEDPFVENGVATHTITTIEPGRVHPALAAPLTAAPVSQN; from the coding sequence ATGCCGCACGTGGTGATCGTCTCCTACACCGGCTCCGAGGAAGACGCCGCTCCCTTCGTTCGCGATCACGTCGCATATCTCGAACGGCACCACGCGGACGGCGTCTTCCTCGTCTCGGGGCCGACGGTGCCGTCCTCGCAGGGCGGAGCCATCCTGGCGCACGGCGTGGACCGCGAGACCATCGATCGAATCAGCGCCGAGGACCCGTTCGTCGAGAACGGCGTCGCGACCCACACGATCACCACAATCGAGCCAGGGCGGGTTCACCCGGCCCTGGCAGCACCGCTGACCGCCGCACCGGTGTCGCAAAACTGA
- a CDS encoding TetR/AcrR family transcriptional regulator: MPRIELPVTGQVAPERADAARNRRKILDATARLIAEQGPAAVTMNAVAHAAGMGVGTVYRRFGDVSSLLFAVLDDGEQRFQQAFMTGPPPLGPGAPPAERLRAFLHTAADRIIEQGEIMAAAEKASPGARYQSGAYRTMHTHVSMLLREMKPEADPAVLAHLLLAPFAPSLFAHLTTELGVAKEQIKAGIDSLLDLGPQRTAARAVETTEA; this comes from the coding sequence ATGCCCCGCATCGAGCTTCCCGTCACCGGACAGGTCGCGCCGGAGCGCGCGGACGCCGCCCGGAACCGGCGGAAGATCCTCGACGCGACCGCTCGCCTGATCGCGGAGCAGGGTCCGGCGGCCGTCACCATGAACGCCGTGGCGCACGCCGCGGGCATGGGCGTCGGCACCGTCTATCGCCGGTTCGGCGACGTCAGCAGCCTCCTGTTCGCCGTGCTCGACGACGGCGAGCAGCGCTTCCAGCAGGCGTTCATGACCGGTCCGCCGCCTCTAGGCCCCGGCGCCCCGCCCGCCGAGCGGCTCCGCGCATTCCTCCACACGGCTGCCGACCGGATCATCGAGCAGGGCGAGATCATGGCGGCCGCGGAGAAAGCCTCACCAGGGGCCCGCTATCAGAGCGGCGCCTACCGCACCATGCACACGCACGTGTCCATGCTGCTGCGCGAGATGAAACCCGAGGCGGACCCCGCGGTCCTTGCCCATCTGCTGCTCGCGCCGTTCGCACCGAGCCTGTTCGCGCACCTCACCACGGAGCTCGGAGTGGCGAAGGAACAGATCAAGGCCGGCATCGACAGCCTGCTCGATCTGGGGCCGCAGAGGACTGCCGCCCGCGCTGTCGAGACGACCGAGGCGTGA
- a CDS encoding ABC transporter ATP-binding protein has product MTVTHQGGSDHLSEDDLPDMADVESPQWARHYGTMAGLGFLTVARRLPRLIRQALGIAWEASPRDTVATVTLSTLGGVFTAFGLLATTGVLTALFQSGPTPDRIRAALPSLLLVGLAAVARTTLQAAAGWAQSRLEPQVSRITEERLYTLTSQVDLVCFDDPEFHDALQRARMRGMQVAEVVVSTAIDTLTGLVGIVAAAGVLGVLHPVLLPLLLLAVVPDAWAAVRAARMRYTTALVLVPARRRKWIIEELLADKDTAAEVRTFTMRGFLLRMFDAVARGEQRVMLDLARRQTVARVLGEALGGLGQGLVYVALGLLLAAGAVPLAVAGTAVLAIRSGQTSLSNFMYATNRLYEEGLYFTDFLDFAAHAERRIRPLRDGTAPEDFGRITVEEVTFSYPAAPAPALRGVSVRIERGEVVALVGENGSGKTTLAKILAGLYEPDGGRVRWDDVDLAEVDPDSLRRRIAVIAQDHTRWPLTARHNITMGMEKGEAEVTRAAEVAGADQVIAELPYGYRTLLDRRFKNGHELSGGQWQRIAVARGFYRDAPLLICDEPTAALDARAEHALFERIRQHADGRTVLLITHRLASVRYADRIYVLDHGKVREHGTHEELMALDGLYADLYNLQAEAYRSA; this is encoded by the coding sequence ATGACGGTCACACACCAGGGGGGATCTGATCATCTGTCGGAGGACGACCTGCCGGACATGGCGGACGTCGAATCTCCGCAATGGGCGCGACACTACGGCACGATGGCGGGGCTCGGCTTCCTCACGGTCGCCCGGCGGCTGCCCCGGCTGATCCGGCAGGCGCTGGGCATCGCCTGGGAGGCGAGTCCCCGCGACACCGTGGCCACGGTCACGCTGAGCACACTCGGCGGCGTCTTCACCGCCTTCGGCCTGCTCGCCACGACGGGCGTGCTGACCGCGCTCTTCCAGTCGGGCCCGACTCCGGACCGGATCCGGGCCGCGCTGCCCAGCCTGCTGCTCGTGGGCCTGGCTGCCGTCGCGCGCACGACCCTGCAGGCCGCCGCGGGCTGGGCCCAGTCCCGGCTCGAACCGCAGGTCAGCAGGATCACCGAAGAGCGCCTCTACACGCTGACCAGCCAGGTCGACCTCGTCTGCTTCGACGATCCCGAGTTCCACGACGCGCTGCAGCGGGCCCGCATGCGCGGCATGCAGGTGGCCGAGGTGGTCGTGAGCACCGCGATCGACACGCTGACGGGACTGGTCGGCATCGTGGCCGCGGCGGGCGTGCTGGGCGTGCTGCACCCCGTGCTGCTGCCGCTGCTCCTGCTCGCCGTCGTCCCCGACGCCTGGGCGGCCGTACGGGCCGCGCGGATGCGCTACACGACCGCCCTGGTGCTCGTCCCGGCCAGGCGACGCAAGTGGATCATCGAGGAACTGCTGGCGGACAAGGACACCGCGGCCGAGGTCCGCACGTTCACCATGCGCGGCTTCCTGCTGCGGATGTTCGACGCGGTCGCCCGGGGCGAGCAGCGGGTCATGCTCGACCTCGCGCGGCGGCAGACCGTCGCCCGCGTCCTCGGGGAGGCGCTGGGCGGTCTCGGGCAGGGCCTGGTCTACGTCGCGCTCGGCCTGCTGCTCGCGGCGGGCGCGGTGCCCCTCGCGGTGGCCGGCACGGCGGTGCTGGCCATCAGGTCCGGGCAGACCTCGCTGTCGAACTTCATGTACGCGACGAACCGGCTCTACGAGGAGGGCCTCTACTTCACCGACTTCCTGGACTTCGCCGCACACGCCGAGCGCCGCATCCGGCCGCTCCGCGACGGAACGGCCCCCGAAGACTTCGGCCGCATCACGGTCGAGGAGGTCACCTTCTCCTATCCCGCCGCGCCGGCCCCCGCCCTGCGCGGGGTGTCGGTCCGCATCGAGCGCGGGGAGGTCGTGGCCCTCGTCGGCGAGAACGGCTCGGGCAAGACGACCCTCGCCAAGATCCTCGCGGGCCTCTACGAGCCGGACGGCGGGCGCGTCCGGTGGGACGACGTCGACCTCGCCGAGGTCGATCCCGACAGCCTGCGCCGCAGGATCGCGGTCATCGCCCAGGACCACACCCGGTGGCCGCTGACCGCCCGCCACAACATCACGATGGGCATGGAGAAGGGCGAGGCCGAGGTGACCCGCGCCGCCGAGGTCGCCGGCGCCGACCAGGTCATCGCCGAGCTCCCGTACGGCTATCGCACGCTGCTCGACCGGCGGTTCAAGAACGGCCACGAGCTGTCGGGCGGGCAGTGGCAGCGGATCGCGGTGGCCCGCGGGTTCTACCGGGACGCGCCCCTGCTGATCTGCGACGAGCCGACGGCCGCCCTCGACGCCAGGGCGGAGCACGCGCTGTTCGAGCGGATCAGGCAGCACGCCGACGGCCGGACCGTGCTGCTCATCACCCACCGCCTCGCCAGCGTCCGCTACGCCGACCGCATCTACGTGCTCGACCACGGCAAGGTCCGCGAACACGGCACGCATGAGGAGCTGATGGCCCTCGACGGCCTTTACGCCGACCTCTACAACCTCCAGGCCGAGGCCTACCGCTCGGCCTGA
- a CDS encoding aldo/keto reductase encodes MRIALGTIPFGTTVDEATSFAILDRFVEGGGTILDTANNYPFWLEGATGDESETTIGRWLASRRNRDQVVISTKCGARPSVPGARTLDAAEGLSAGVIRAAIDGSLRRLGIDHVDVYWAHIDDRSAPLEETIAAFDELVLAGKAKEVGASNHAVWRLERARSLAAARGATRYSHVQLRHSYLRPRPGVRLPEGGHTQVTEELLDYVRSEGDLTLWVYTSLLAGAYAGKPLPEHYDHPGTTRRLAVLDEVAGELGATRNQVVLAWLRAQDIIPIVGVSSVAQLEELLADVKLDDEQIARLDAPA; translated from the coding sequence ATGAGAATCGCTCTGGGGACGATCCCCTTCGGGACCACCGTGGACGAGGCGACGTCGTTCGCCATCCTCGACCGCTTCGTCGAAGGCGGCGGAACGATCCTCGACACGGCCAACAACTACCCGTTCTGGCTTGAGGGCGCGACCGGTGACGAGAGCGAGACCACCATCGGCCGGTGGCTCGCCTCCCGGCGCAACCGGGACCAGGTGGTGATCAGCACCAAGTGCGGCGCCCGCCCGTCCGTGCCAGGCGCCCGTACGCTCGACGCCGCCGAGGGCCTGTCCGCCGGCGTGATCCGGGCCGCGATCGACGGCAGCCTGCGACGTCTCGGCATCGATCACGTCGATGTTTACTGGGCCCACATCGACGACAGGTCCGCGCCGCTTGAGGAGACTATCGCCGCCTTCGACGAGCTCGTGCTCGCCGGCAAGGCCAAGGAGGTGGGCGCGAGCAACCACGCGGTGTGGCGGCTGGAGCGGGCCCGCTCACTGGCGGCGGCCCGTGGGGCCACGCGTTACAGCCACGTGCAGCTGCGCCACTCCTACCTCCGTCCCCGGCCCGGGGTGCGGCTGCCCGAGGGCGGGCACACCCAGGTCACCGAGGAGCTGCTCGACTACGTGCGCTCCGAGGGCGACCTGACGCTGTGGGTCTACACCTCACTGCTCGCGGGCGCGTACGCCGGCAAGCCGCTACCCGAGCACTACGACCACCCGGGCACCACGCGGCGGCTGGCCGTGCTGGACGAGGTGGCCGGGGAGCTCGGCGCGACGCGCAACCAGGTCGTGCTGGCCTGGCTGCGGGCGCAGGACATCATCCCGATCGTCGGCGTCAGCTCGGTCGCCCAGCTTGAGGAGCTGCTCGCCGACGTCAAGCTCGACGACGAGCAGATCGCCCGCCTCGACGCCCCCGCCTGA
- a CDS encoding ABC transporter substrate-binding protein, with the protein MRRRWMAAVAVSVAGLLTLSACGGGDKQEGGGGQAAKKVEVFSWWTGPGEADGLKAMREIFAKQNPNFEFFDAAVAGGSGDQARALLSSKLQANQPPDTFQGHAGAELQGYIKSGKLESLNFLYDELKLKEVFPQQLIDQISVQGQVYSVPVNIHRSNVLWFNPSVLKDAGIDGAPKTIEEFITDLDKVKKAGKIPLSIGSQWTLVHLLESVLLGSLGTDAYNALWTANADWSNANVTKALENFKTILSYAGSPQDDWQPAAKQVADGEAAFNIMGDWAYGYFHNPPEGGLGKESHKDFDWAASPGTDGTFMWLSDSFTLPKGAPNRDGAIAWLKVAASKEGQDAFNPLKGSIPARKDADQSLYKDYLSWDLEQWANDKLAGSIQHGVVANDQWRQAITDAVGLFQQDNDVAKFQQALVAAAKNSGQ; encoded by the coding sequence ATGAGACGACGGTGGATGGCGGCCGTCGCGGTCTCTGTTGCAGGTCTGCTCACTCTTTCCGCCTGTGGCGGCGGTGACAAGCAGGAGGGCGGAGGCGGCCAGGCCGCGAAGAAGGTCGAGGTCTTCTCGTGGTGGACGGGTCCCGGTGAGGCCGACGGCCTCAAGGCGATGCGTGAGATCTTCGCCAAGCAGAACCCGAACTTCGAGTTCTTCGACGCCGCCGTGGCGGGTGGCTCGGGCGACCAGGCTCGTGCGCTGCTGTCGAGCAAGCTGCAGGCCAACCAGCCCCCGGACACCTTCCAGGGCCACGCCGGCGCCGAGCTCCAGGGCTACATCAAGAGCGGCAAGCTTGAGTCGCTGAACTTCCTGTACGACGAGCTGAAGCTCAAGGAAGTCTTCCCGCAGCAGCTCATCGACCAGATCTCGGTGCAGGGCCAGGTCTACTCCGTGCCGGTGAACATCCACCGGTCGAACGTGCTGTGGTTCAACCCCTCGGTCCTCAAGGACGCCGGCATCGACGGCGCGCCGAAGACCATCGAGGAGTTCATCACCGACCTCGACAAGGTCAAGAAGGCCGGGAAGATCCCGCTGTCGATCGGCTCGCAGTGGACCCTGGTGCACCTGCTCGAGTCCGTGTTGCTCGGCTCGCTCGGCACCGACGCCTACAACGCGCTGTGGACCGCCAACGCCGACTGGTCCAACGCGAACGTGACCAAGGCGCTGGAGAACTTCAAGACCATCCTGTCGTACGCGGGCAGCCCGCAGGACGACTGGCAGCCGGCGGCCAAGCAGGTCGCCGACGGCGAGGCGGCCTTCAACATCATGGGCGACTGGGCCTACGGCTACTTCCACAACCCGCCTGAGGGCGGCCTCGGCAAGGAGTCGCACAAGGACTTCGACTGGGCCGCGTCGCCGGGCACGGACGGCACCTTCATGTGGCTGTCCGACAGCTTCACCCTGCCGAAGGGCGCGCCCAACCGCGACGGCGCTATCGCGTGGCTGAAGGTGGCCGCAAGCAAGGAGGGCCAGGACGCCTTCAACCCGCTGAAGGGCTCGATCCCGGCCCGCAAGGACGCCGACCAGTCCCTCTACAAGGACTACCTGTCGTGGGACCTGGAGCAGTGGGCGAACGACAAGCTGGCCGGCTCGATCCAGCACGGCGTGGTCGCCAACGACCAGTGGCGGCAGGCCATCACCGACGCGGTCGGCCTGTTCCAGCAGGACAACGACGTCGCCAAGTTCCAGCAGGCGCTGGTCGCGGCGGCCAAGAACAGCGGCCAGTGA
- a CDS encoding MerR family transcriptional regulator: MAEYTPGQVVEETGFSLDTLRYYERIGLLEPIGRNAAGQRRFSDDDVSWLGMVRCLRDTGMPIAEMLRFAQLVRQGEHTIADRIALLEEHDRKVEAQIADLSQKQGAIQRKIQYYKDVLTMRDMLPDRERAS; this comes from the coding sequence GTGGCCGAGTACACACCTGGACAGGTCGTCGAGGAGACCGGTTTCAGCCTCGACACCCTTCGTTACTACGAGCGGATCGGGCTGCTGGAGCCGATCGGCCGTAACGCGGCGGGCCAGCGGCGGTTCAGCGACGACGACGTGAGCTGGCTCGGCATGGTCCGCTGTCTGCGCGACACCGGCATGCCGATCGCCGAGATGCTGCGCTTCGCCCAGCTCGTACGGCAGGGCGAGCACACCATCGCGGACCGGATCGCACTGCTGGAGGAGCACGACCGGAAGGTCGAGGCCCAGATCGCCGACCTGAGCCAGAAGCAGGGCGCGATCCAGCGGAAGATCCAGTACTACAAGGACGTGCTCACCATGCGTGACATGCTCCCCGACCGCGAACGGGCCTCCTGA
- a CDS encoding LacI family DNA-binding transcriptional regulator produces the protein MTVTQADVAARAGVARKTVSNVINNYPHVSDDVRARVLAAIEELDYRPNHAARSLRSGHSRIIGLAVPELDVAYFSELARLVVEVAQKRGLTVMIMQTLGDRDRELAVVNGTSTQFVEGLIYSPVALGGADLEGRRDRTPIVLLGERSSQGLVDHVGIDNVAAARTATEHLIEIGRRRIAFIGSQRAATSEIAQLRTAGYRQALEAAGLKVESRLIVPTAGYHRKDGMLATRKLLQRTGPLPDALFCATDLLAQGAIRALLEHGLRVPEDVAVVGFDDIDEGRYSTPTLTTISPDKRQIAETAVDRLLARAQSKTDLPVNDTVTGSTLVVRESTVGRASSG, from the coding sequence ATGACGGTCACCCAAGCGGACGTGGCGGCCCGAGCGGGAGTCGCCCGCAAGACGGTCTCCAACGTGATCAACAACTACCCTCACGTCAGCGACGACGTGCGGGCCCGCGTCCTCGCCGCCATCGAGGAGCTCGACTATCGCCCCAACCACGCGGCCCGCAGCCTGCGCAGCGGACACAGCCGCATCATCGGCCTGGCCGTCCCCGAGCTCGACGTCGCCTACTTCTCCGAGCTGGCCCGTCTCGTCGTCGAGGTGGCCCAGAAACGCGGCCTCACCGTGATGATCATGCAGACGCTCGGCGACCGCGACCGCGAACTCGCCGTCGTCAACGGCACCTCCACCCAGTTCGTGGAAGGCCTCATCTACAGCCCCGTCGCCCTCGGCGGCGCCGACCTCGAAGGCCGCCGCGACCGCACCCCGATCGTGCTGCTCGGCGAACGTTCAAGCCAGGGCCTCGTCGACCACGTCGGCATCGACAACGTCGCCGCCGCCCGCACCGCCACCGAACACCTCATCGAGATCGGCCGCCGCCGCATCGCCTTCATCGGCTCCCAGCGCGCGGCCACCTCCGAAATCGCCCAGCTCCGCACCGCCGGCTACCGCCAGGCTTTGGAGGCCGCCGGCCTCAAGGTCGAATCCCGCCTCATCGTGCCCACTGCCGGATACCACCGCAAAGACGGCATGCTCGCCACCCGCAAGCTTCTGCAGCGGACCGGCCCGCTCCCGGACGCCCTCTTCTGCGCCACCGACCTCCTCGCCCAGGGCGCCATCCGGGCCCTCCTCGAACACGGGCTGCGCGTACCCGAGGATGTGGCCGTAGTCGGCTTCGACGACATCGACGAAGGCCGCTACAGCACCCCCACCCTGACCACCATCTCCCCTGACAAACGCCAGATCGCCGAGACCGCGGTGGATCGGCTGCTGGCTCGGGCGCAGAGCAAGACCGACCTGCCCGTCAACGACACTGTCACCGGGTCCACGCTGGTCGTGCGGGAGAGCACGGTCGGGCGAGCTTCGTCCGGCTGA